The following coding sequences lie in one Candidatus Methanomethylophilaceae archaeon genomic window:
- a CDS encoding AAA family ATPase yields MRRTIEAKLLGWKASDRRKPLIMLGMRQCGKTYTLKEFGRKHYEDETYFDFERNPQLSNIFRDLDPNRIIKELSAANGRRITERTLIIFDEIQHCYAALSSLKYFCQEMPGYHIVCAGSLLSLALANRSPTGKDAGGIQDRNTFPAGKVNFIRMWPMDFGEFILATEGEEFFGMIDGIPPREEIPAWAMERLESSYGDYLMVGGMPESVQTWIGTKDLVEVRRVQNEMIRSFREDMGKYSGFSYQKVVALWDSAAYQAVEAGNRFFLKKAGGTTKTLADPLQWLLDAGLLKRAWEVNDDSIPRIRGAESITSCICRTWGFSRVWRAYPRSTSHQQTAEPRSFAGPWQRTMPSTK; encoded by the coding sequence ATGAGAAGGACAATCGAGGCAAAACTGCTCGGATGGAAAGCATCCGACAGAAGAAAGCCTTTGATAATGCTTGGAATGCGCCAATGCGGCAAAACATACACGCTGAAAGAATTCGGCAGGAAGCATTACGAAGATGAGACCTATTTCGACTTCGAGCGCAACCCTCAGCTCAGCAATATATTCAGAGACCTCGATCCGAACAGAATAATAAAGGAACTCTCGGCAGCCAACGGAAGACGCATCACCGAAAGGACGCTGATAATATTCGACGAGATCCAGCATTGCTACGCTGCGTTATCATCTCTCAAATATTTCTGCCAAGAAATGCCGGGATACCACATAGTCTGCGCAGGATCGCTCCTTAGCCTGGCCTTGGCAAATCGCAGCCCAACAGGAAAGGATGCAGGCGGCATCCAGGACAGAAATACATTCCCCGCGGGCAAAGTGAATTTCATCAGGATGTGGCCCATGGATTTCGGGGAGTTCATTCTGGCAACCGAAGGCGAAGAATTCTTCGGCATGATAGATGGCATCCCGCCGCGCGAAGAGATTCCGGCATGGGCCATGGAACGCCTCGAGTCTTCTTACGGCGACTATCTCATGGTTGGCGGCATGCCTGAATCTGTTCAAACCTGGATTGGCACTAAAGATTTAGTCGAAGTAAGGCGCGTCCAGAACGAAATGATCCGTTCTTTCAGAGAGGATATGGGGAAATACAGCGGATTCAGCTACCAGAAGGTTGTAGCGCTCTGGGATTCCGCCGCATACCAAGCGGTCGAAGCAGGAAACAGATTCTTCCTGAAAAAAGCGGGCGGAACCACAAAAACATTGGCTGACCCTTTGCAATGGTTGCTTGATGCGGGCCTTCTGAAACGCGCGTGGGAAGTCAACGACGATTCCATCCCCAGAATCCGAGGGGCGGAATCTATTACAAGCTGTATCTGCCGGACGTGGGGCTTCTCTCGTGTATGGCGGGCATATCCCCGTT